CATGTAAGTTGGTCTACACTAActaacatattatatatattgtatatatacacacatatctCTCATTGTGCAAGTGGTTATCACCTTAATCTTATCCCCTCAACCTACAAGCATGCATAAACAAACCAGCAGGAGAATCTAAAACTAGGCATGAATTGTAAGCACAGAGTAATGGCATTGACTTGAAAAAAGGGTGAGAATGAAAGTGCTAACAGCTCTAAACATAGCAACTCAGACAAAATAAATGCaacacaaaaaagagaaaacgaACAACAGAACACTTAAAAGAGCAATTTGCATGCCTTGTGAAAGGTTTGGAGCCATATTGcacaaagagaaaaatgatttgaacATTAAATAAGGAGAAATAGTTCCCAACATGTTATGATATCCTACAAGAGAATTGGACTAATACTTTTGACACTGGAATTATTGATTTGGAGACAATTGAAAGCAgcttcttttaacttttattgtcTAAATACCCATCCATATATCTTCCAACATTGACAATGTGTGGTAGCTTCAGGAACAGCAGTTTCCCTCTTCTGTCCGCTCATAACTTCGCAGGCTTCGGGAAAATGTCGGGAGTGAATTTCTGTGCCGCACTGATACTCCCCTTGATTTGAAGAGCACCCCTGCGGAGTTAACACATTTCTATAAAGCTAGGACTAATATGGTAGGACTTGGGTTAAAAACGTATTCAATAAGAATTTCTGAACGAAACACCACTCGAGTATTTCAGGAGTTTAGTATGAATTTAAGGATGGTGGGAAGCAGTTCAAGCCGACTGAAAAGCACTTGAAAATTGTCGTAGTattcaaaaaatgaatttcGAACTGTGAAGTGCTTTTGAAGGAAGCATCTAACTAGTGTTTCTACCAAAATGTGTCACACTTGATTCACGCAACTCTTGGTCACAAACTAAACAttatgacaaatttgaaaagcaATTCTAACAGATAACAAACATCCTTGACTTCAAATTCATGGTTAAATTCACTCAAAATAAGCAATTTGAAGAATAGGCAGAAACATAACCCAAAATAACGATGATAAAAATGACCTAAAATACCTCAAGAAAGCCATCTGAGGATTCATCTTCCCCAAAGCaattttaatgaaatcttCGTCCTTGAAGGATAAGGTGGCGTCTGGTTTTCCTCCTTCGTATGGACCTGAGCTCAAAACAGACATAATGCTGTTTTCAATTTATCAGCCgaaacatataaatatgcAATCCCATTtctaaaagattaaatttgtCTGCTACTTAGAAGATGACAAATGCAATTGCAAATTGATAGCTATAATGCCACAACAGattctaaaagttttttttattattatgtttagATTAAGAAAAGCCTCGTAATGACAGCAAAATTCATCAGAAAATATTAGGAGATGAATTCATCGAAAAATATTAGGAGATAAATCCATCGGAAAATATTAGGAGATAAATCCACCTTCCACCATAATCTATTTCTTCCTTGGAATGATCACTAACGAGATTGAAAGGAGACAGAGTAAAAGCATACAGAAATCGGTCAAATGACGTCTCACACAAGAAAAATCTCCAAATCcaagaaatagaaattagaaacCCTAACCTTTGATAACCTCCCCTTTCTTGAGATCAATAGTATAAACCACCACATCAGTTCCGATTTTCTGCCAACAATTCAATTCgaattcaaaacttcaaaacaccagcaaaattagaagaaaaaaaagtagaggagagaaagagagagataataGACCTTGGGAGAAATATTAAGCTGATAAACATAGCCGACTTTCTTAGCGATCTCTTTTCCGGCATCGGTAGAGAGATGCTGCTTCATCTGATCCAATAGAGCATCGGATTTGAGGGAAGAATTAGAGGAATTCGCCATTGGCAACGACGTGGAGAGCagaaaatgaagagagagaggtgAAGGAAAATGGAACGTGGATGATGGGATTTTAACAT
This is a stretch of genomic DNA from Cucumis sativus cultivar 9930 chromosome 4, Cucumber_9930_V3, whole genome shotgun sequence. It encodes these proteins:
- the LOC101213669 gene encoding non-specific lipid-transfer protein-like 1, which translates into the protein MANSSNSSLKSDALLDQMKQHLSTDAGKEIAKKVGYVYQLNISPKKIGTDVVVYTIDLKKGEVIKGPYEGGKPDATLSFKDEDFIKIALGKMNPQMAFLRGALQIKGSISAAQKFTPDIFPKPAKL